In the genome of Lactuca sativa cultivar Salinas chromosome 3, Lsat_Salinas_v11, whole genome shotgun sequence, the window TGTGCACTTCATCATGAGAACACACTCTCGCCTTGCCTAACTGTTTGATGATCTCCCTTCTTTTCCTATCATTGTCTGAGTCTTCACCCATAGAATTGCATTCATCATTGTTAATAACCTCTATATCCTCTACTTCCTCTTGAACATCATTACCCTCATGAAACTTATACTCACTCCCTAAGTACTCTGCATCCGTGTCTATACTCATGTGAAAATTCTCCATGTTTACTTCAATATCCGGAATTAGGTTATCTTCATCAACCATAAAGTCACTATCTTCACTATCTTCACTGTTGTCTTCACTGCTCTCTGAATCATCATCATTACTTGCATCTACATCAGCCCTGTTGGATGGTTTTTTTTTGGAATACTTTCATTAAATTCAACCCCATAGAAGGGTCAAAATCTTCCAACATTTCCTCTTCTACACTATAGTTGTCTTCAAAAGGGACTTCATTTGATTGGTGTTGCTTATTCATAGCAGTACACCCCTCCTCTACACCCTTATTTGCAATAGGTTGCCCCTCCTCTACACCTTCATTCACTAATTTTTCAACCATTTCTACATCAGCATTAGTAGTCACAAGGTCAACTTGATCACCTTTAACAACACTTATTCCTCCTTTGTCTACCCAATCCAAGCAAAGATTTTTACTACATGATGAGCTACCTTGGGTAGGTTTCCAGCCTCTGTCCCTACTCAACTCAGGTGTGAAAGACACATACCTTGCCAAGGTCAACCCTACAGTAGGGGATACAGGCTGAGGTGGTTCCTCATCTTCAATCTCTTCTATTATAACCCTTCTAGGATCATTTGGGGACATGAAATAGGTAACTAACGTTGTTTCTCCATGCTCTGTCTACACTTTTATCAGTTTGTTCTCACTCACATATTTTGATAGGTTAcgtacatcatcatcatcattacctAGAGCTCTTAGTCCAAAATCCAAACCCTCATTGGGCAAACAGAAATGGTAGTAGATGACAGGTGGAACAACATACCCTAAATCTAACATGATGGACTCCATTTTGTGTACTGAGAATTCTTCTATATCGACCACGTCAATGTATGCTACAACCCCTTCAATATACTTGATGCCTGGAAACTTTGTGAACTTCCCACCATGATGAAGTTCAATACTGAACATGGTGGGATGTCcaacttaaaaaaaaacaaaaaacgatTTTTAGATTTCAAAAGTGTAAGAACGTGATCAAATACAGAGCATCTTaccatcactacaagaaaaaaggccttttacgacgcgcaaaatacgacgctcattgatctatgttacgcaaaggagagtgacattagaaaaatgtcatctcttcaaaaaatttaaggatagaagacacgcattattgcgcgcccttaaattagtgtctaaaaaaaacacggagggcacctataataaaatgcgcgtcgtctaaggatgtcgctttatattttttaatggaacgcgcgttccatcctttaatagtgggggaaagggggaaatgaaattctgaaaaaattaaaaaccccgccatgctctcctctaccttctttcaatcgttcttatctctctctctctctctcaatcaaataccaaaaatcgacTATTATTGGAACTAGGCCTCGGGCTCACTTGACCTCACCAAAGACTACAACGATTGTTCAAGTTTACAAGCCCTAGGTTAGATTAATATTGAAGTTTAGTATGATTCTAATTAGTTGATTTTGTTTAAAGCTTATCTTACACGAGATTAACCTCTTTTCTTTGAAGTCTCAGAGATCTGAAAAGAAGGCTACGAAATTTGTGAGAAAATGAAGAATTCAATATCAGATCAAGCCTTTTTCATCGAGAGTGAAGATTATGAGGAAGACAaggactccattagaggtgaagACGATGGGAATGATTCAGAATTTTCAAATTATTCTGACGATAACCCTCAACATCAAAGAAAACCTAGTTCCTTAAACCCATCGTGGCCTCAAAGTTACAGGTATGACCCCATCTCACTTTTTTGGATTCTACTTTAATTCCTTATACAATCAACAATTTATAAGATTCCGCTGAAATTCTGTAACAACAACTACattcagatatatatatatatatatatatatatatatatatatatatatatatatatatatatatatatatatatatatatataaataaggccGGTGCTTTAAGAATCGAGGAAAGCGGGTCTTGAAAATTTATGAGATTTTTTAAGGAATTTTCTTAGAGTTATGAGGATTTTTTTTAGGGAATTTGAGATTTTGCCAAATCAGCGCTCTGATCATCTCTCCCTTTCTCCGAATCTATCCCTATCTTCTTCTCTAATCCAATTCCCGAAATGGAGTTCGAATCCAACAATATTTCTGaagacaacaacaacaatcacggATGGTAGAAGGTTACTTACGCTAAGAAGAACAGGAAGAATCAGCCTAAGCAGCAGGTGCCTCAACCAAAGGCGCTTCCAAACGGATCCGTTGTCGCTGGTAATGATAATGTCTTCACTGCTATTGAGAAGAAATCGGAGGAGCGTAGGAAGGTTATAGAAGCACAGAGATTGTCGATTTATGATCCTGCTCCTCCTCCGGTTAAATCGTCAAGGAAGAAGAACTACTCCGATTATGAGGACAACGATGAAGAGGTTGCCAATGGTGTGGCTGGGAATGATGATgttgaggagaagaagaagaaaccgaagaaaGTAAAGAAACCTAAGGTCACAATTGCGGAAGCGGCGGAGAAGTTCGATGTCGACGACCTGGCTAGTTTTCTGTTGGAGGTGACGGTGAGTgaattttatatgtttattttctacAATTCAATGTTTTGATTGAGGTTTCTCTCATTACCATTTAAAATTCAACTGATTTGCGTACTGTATAGGCTTCGATCGGAACGGGAAGATATGTAATTGTGACATTTCTCTGTAGTTTTTTGTTTGGATTCAGCTTTAATTATTGTGTAGTTTATCAAAGTTTAGTATAGTTCTAGGATGAAAATTATTGTCAATATGGTTGTAGATTACATACACAACTTCATTCTCACACAATTTGATTATTAGTTGAAATATAGGAAGCTAATCTTTATAACTTCTTTGTATGTGTTCATAGACTTCATTCGAGGCACAGCAAGATATACAGTTGATGAGGTTTGCCGACTATTTTGGACGTGCATTTTCTAGTGTGACTGCTTCACAATTTCCCTGGGTGAAGTTATTGAGAGAATCTCCTGTTGCTAAGGTTGCAGATGTAAGTTCTCCTCTTAGACTCTCTCTTCATATAATGTAATTCAAAAGGATTCGAACTTATGCTGCCAAATTTTAGGCCCTGTGAGTGTGTTCTCTACTAATTAACATGATATCATGGTATAAAGATTTTGAAATCTGAATATTTCAAACTGTTTGTGTATGATTCAGTGCTTTTTGTATCAAAATATACACTTTTACTAttttccacacacacacaaagcttCTAATCCACTTTCTCTCAAGTGCAGAATCCTGTGTCACATATTCCTGAGGCTGTTTACAAAACCTCAGTTGATTGGATCAACAAACTATCCATGGAAGCCCTTAGTTCTTTTCTCCTTTGGTCCTTAGACAGCATTCTTGCTGACTTTGCAATTCAGCAAGGTGGCTCAAAGGGATCCAAGAAAGTTGCCCAAAAAACACCCTCAAAATCTCAGGTGGGTCTGTTTGTAGTATTAGCAATGGTGTTACGAAGGAAACCCGATACGCTAATTACCAGCAATTTAAATGACCATCTATGTAAAATGACATGATGATGCACTCCTGAAACAGGTCTGACCAATGGCATCTATATTGGGTATCTACATAGATTGGATCCACAAACTGTTAAGTTGGAGCTAAGATGCAATATATTGGAGGCTACACACACATTTATACATATTCTGTGATTCTTTTCTTTATTAGTTCAGTTGTTTAGGGTGTGTGGGGGTATTTTCGTAATTAAAGGAGATCAGGCGACAACATGATGGATGGCGCTACAACTAAAACACACTTGAGTGACCATTTGTATAATAATGTGTCGACTACTTGATACTTATATTGTAGAAAGCTGTGTTTCAACCATCACAAAAATGTGAACACATAAACTATCCAAAATTGGCCTAAATGAAGAGAAGTGGCAATTTACTTTCATTTTATCGAGTGTTGTAGCATTTTTAATTTCGGTCTTTAAAATTATAGCATCATATTAAATACAAAACGGCATTGGGCCGTCCTTAGGACGGCTTTTTGActtccctagtatatatatatatatatatatatatatatatatatatatatatatatgtgtgtgtgtgtgtgtgtgtgtgtgtgtgtgtgtctatgtgTGTGTAAATTACTTGAATTGACTTCAAAAAAAACATAATTCTTGGTGCAGGGAAAAGAGCAAGTTGAATGCTAACATAAAATGAGTTAACTGCACTTGGGGACATAAAATGATGGTGCTGAGGATGTGATTGTCATGATTAATTCAACCAAGAATTCAAATTCCATCTCGTTTATTGGAGGGGTTCTTTGTGaaaaggcctcgatgttgtttcaAGTGAGTGTTGTgtattgactaaaatgcccctcATTTTGGTTAGTGCCTTATATTCTTGTAATTTTTTTGTTCTAGAATGTACCTCCGGCTGTTTTGGTCCGCTTTTAACGGGAGCATCAATCAGAATGGGCCGCTTTTAATGTGAATGCTTATCTGCTTCCTCAGTTAAAGCTAACCCGTATGGGTATCCCGAGATGCGGCCCACAAGGTTTATCGAGTCTCAAATTATAATTCCATTTGGCCGGACAATTGAACATGAAGAGGTAATGAGAGATAAATCCTTCCATTTTTTTAGTCTTGTAGTTTATTAGTCTTGTATCTAATTTTTACTTTTTTAAATTCATTAGAATTCTAGTTTACTAGTCTTGTATCTAAATTTTATCTTTTTAAATTCAATAGAATTGTAGTTTATTAGTATTGTATCTAATTTTTACTTAAAAAAATGGTAGCTATGTAATTGCGTTCCAATTTCCTTTCAAAATTTATTCGTGTATTGCCTTTGTTTTCAAAGAAGCGTGTACTTTACTCCGGTTGCTGGAGCATTTAAAAGAATTGCAAATTTGAAAGAATTGTTTTCATGTTGCTGGAGCATTTAAAAGAATTATAATGTAG includes:
- the LOC128132963 gene encoding uncharacterized protein LOC128132963 encodes the protein MRKTRTPLEKVTYAKKNRKNQPKQQVPQPKALPNGSVVAGNDNVFTAIEKKSEERRKVIEAQRLSIYDPAPPPVKSSRKKNYSDYEDNDEEVANGVAGNDDVEEKKKKPKKVKKPKVTIAEAAEKFDVDDLASFLLEVTTSFEAQQDIQLMRFADYFGRAFSSVTASQFPWVKLLRESPVAKVADNPVSHIPEAVYKTSVDWINKLSMEALSSFLLWSLDSILADFAIQQGGSKGSKKVAQKTPSKSQVGLFVVLAMVLRRKPDTLITSNLNDHLFKANPYGYPEMRPTRFIESQIIIPFGRTIEHEEVGADRFDKEYSYGIHHNFGKERKRTLLSNPAGMLAMFMKHALPMKMVAYISTYINDGPECLTLRCPIPSCGAVVGVDMVNVNW